A region of the Sandaracinaceae bacterium genome:
CCGAGCGATGTCTCGATCGCGCCGTGTACCTCCGCCCCCCTTCGACGCCGCTCCGCGCGACGCTCCTCGCCTGCGCGCTCCTGCTCGGTTGCGAGCCGGCGCTCGAGGCCGACCTGCTCGCGGTGCACGGGGTCGCGCCGCACCGGATCGAGCCGGGGCGCACGCTGACGATCGAGGGGGCCGGCTTCCCCGCGGGACGACCGGCGCGCGTGCGGCTCGAGGGCTCGCTCCACGTGCCTGGCGCCTCCCCCCGGTCGATCACCCTGGCCACGTCCGGACGCGCCGTGGCCGCCGATCGGATCGAGGCGCGCTTCGACCCTCGCGCCCTCGACGGCGTCACCGAGCGCGGCACGTTTCGCGGTCGGGTGACGGTGCTCTTCCGCGCCGCGGCGCGCGGCCACGAGGTCATCGGTCGCTCCGACGAGCAGGTGCTCGACGTGCACCCGGAGCACGGAGACGGAGTGGGTGAAGAGCTGGCGCGCGCTCGCCGCGCCGCGCAGCTCGTGGACGCTCTCGGCCTCGTGCTCGGCGAAGAGCCGCCCCGCGATCCGGGGCTCCCCGTGGAGGTCGTGATCGCCGGGTCGATCGCCGAGCGCGCCGGCCTCGTGTCGGGCGACCGCGTGGTGGAGCTGGAGGGCGTGCGCCTGCACCGGCTCTCCGACGCGATCCCTCCGCCGGGCGCATCTCGGGTCTCACTGCGCGTCGAGCGACGCGGCGAGCCGGCTCCGTTCCACGTCACGCTCCCGCTGACCCAGGGCGCCGACGGCCCGGGCCCAGAGACCGTGGTCGCCGCGCTGGCCGCGCTGGCGTGGGTGCTCGCGCTGCTGCTGTTGCTGGCGCCCTCCGCGTCGCTGCTGGACGGGCTCGCCCGGCGCGGACGCGTCTCGGTCCGCGCGCTCGGAGCGACCCGGATCCGCAAGGCGTGGCGTTCGCGAGAGATCGGGCGCTGGGTGATCGGCGCCGCGTGCCTCGCCGCGTGGCCGGTCCTGGCTCGGCGCGGGTGGCTGGGCATCCCGCTCGAGGCGCTGCTGCTCGCCGCGCTGGCGTTCCGGGTGAGCGCGGCCTGGCTCGCGACCGACCCGACCGAGGGCTTCTGGTCGCGCGCGCTCGCGGTGGGACACGCCCTGGCCACGGTGCTGGGGTTGTCGGTGGCGCTCGGCGCGGTCGCCGCCTTCGGGGGCACGACGGATGTCTCGAGCCTGGCGGCCCAGCAGAGCGTGTGGCCGTGGACCTGGACCACGCTCTCCACGCCGATCGGCCCGCTCGCGCTCGCTCTCGCCTTCGCCGCGCTCAGCTCGGCGCCGCCGGGTCTGGCGCGGGGGACGCACCGGGCGGCCCGCTGGGCGCGCGATCTGGATGACGTCGTGGTGCTGGGGGCCGCGGCCACGACGACCGCGATCCTGCTCGGCGGCTGGCACGTCGGGACGGAGGCGTCGGAGCTGGCGCACGCGGCGGGGGGCCTCTCGTTCTTCGCGCTCGCGGCCGTGAGCTGCCTCTGGCTGCGACGCGCCAGGCGCCTCGGCCGGACGCGGCGCGGCACGTTGCTCGGAGGCGTGGTCCTCACCGCGCTCGTCGCGGGCGCGACCGTGCTGCGCATCACGGGAGAGCCGCTCCCGGCGCTGGAGATCGCGCTCGCCCGCACCTTCGGCGTGGCCGCGGTCGCGGCGATCGTGCTCGCGCTGGTGCGGCTCGCCCTCGGTCGGGTCGGCGAGCGGCCCGAGCCGCTTCACCCGTTCCTCTAATTTGGCGCGCGGGACGCTGGACCCCCCTCTCGGCCGGCGTCCGCCACCCCCGCGCCCGCCACCCCCGCCGATCCGCCGCCGCAAGTGCCCGGAATCACGTGACCGGGTACCGGCACGCGCCTTGACGGTGGGTGGGCGTGTCCCGCCTCTCCTCGGCCCCGCTCCGGCTCGCGCTGATCTGTAGCGTGTGGCTCTCCGGCTGCACCCCGGCGCAGGGGAGCGCGTGGGTCCCGCGACTGACGGCCCGCGCGGCCGCGGTCACCCGGCGCGCCGACGACGGCGCCAGGACGGCGTGGGCGGTGAGAGCCGACCTGACATGGCGCCTCGACCCGCCTTCGGGTCCCTCACCGACGGATGCGCCGTCGTCCGCCTCCGAGCCTCCGGGCGCGCCGATCGCGTGCTCGGTCGCCCTCATCTGCGCGTGGGAGCGCCGCGCCCGGTGGCGCGCGCGCGTCCACGCTCGAACCCCAGGAGCCGTACCGTGAACCAACCCACTCTCTTGCTCTGCCTCGCCGCCTCTTGGCTCGTCCCCGTCACCGCTCTCGCCCAGGAGAGCCCGGCGCCGGCGATCACCCCCGAGCGCATCGAGGTCGCCCTCCATCGCTACCGGCGCGAGCCCGACGTCGAGCGCGTGATCGCCGCCGCGTGGCGCGCGCGGAGCGCCTCCCCCTCCCGGGTGCACGACGCGATGAATCGCGCCCGCGGGACGGGGTGGCTGCCCACCGCCCGCACGTCGATCCGGCGTGGTCAGACCGTGGATCTGCGCGGCCTGACGGGCGACACGCTCGGCACGCCGACGAACGTCTCCACGGACGACGCGCTGACCTTCGAGGCGACGCTGACCTTCCGCTTGGACCGCATCGTCTTCGCGAGCGAGGAGGTGCCCATGCTGC
Encoded here:
- a CDS encoding PDZ domain-containing protein; translation: MYLRPPSTPLRATLLACALLLGCEPALEADLLAVHGVAPHRIEPGRTLTIEGAGFPAGRPARVRLEGSLHVPGASPRSITLATSGRAVAADRIEARFDPRALDGVTERGTFRGRVTVLFRAAARGHEVIGRSDEQVLDVHPEHGDGVGEELARARRAAQLVDALGLVLGEEPPRDPGLPVEVVIAGSIAERAGLVSGDRVVELEGVRLHRLSDAIPPPGASRVSLRVERRGEPAPFHVTLPLTQGADGPGPETVVAALAALAWVLALLLLLAPSASLLDGLARRGRVSVRALGATRIRKAWRSREIGRWVIGAACLAAWPVLARRGWLGIPLEALLLAALAFRVSAAWLATDPTEGFWSRALAVGHALATVLGLSVALGAVAAFGGTTDVSSLAAQQSVWPWTWTTLSTPIGPLALALAFAALSSAPPGLARGTHRAARWARDLDDVVVLGAAATTTAILLGGWHVGTEASELAHAAGGLSFFALAAVSCLWLRRARRLGRTRRGTLLGGVVLTALVAGATVLRITGEPLPALEIALARTFGVAAVAAIVLALVRLALGRVGERPEPLHPFL